A genomic segment from Variovorax paradoxus B4 encodes:
- a CDS encoding peptidase domain-containing ABC transporter, which translates to MIKFLLPSQLVAEVPEESGASPYAGALHTAFRAAYPLVKSAAWRSLPISLFGLLPSIFLLQVYDRVLSRSGVSTLAALVCGILFFLCIEFWLRTGRSRLLRNAGAIIDHGVSGALLHSMLNRPLRALEARPASMWHQFFRDVASVRGTVTGGLAQSIFDLPMAVFALAVIGIVALPVLPVVVLFLAIMVFLAWWWADEVRSGRVEEVQRGRGLDRMTSEICNARETLKTQSNDGPTIEMWRQTYNAWLSESFSKNGQIETARDGTTVLMMVFSVIVVTVGAISVMEQWMTVGGLVASNMLALKALQPVAGLVSSWRSLAAAKEAAKRLEKVLGEPVEKAPTGMTLPQPLGRVTLKDVSFSFTEDAHRPVLENVDLDIGPGGLHVIVGRNGAGKSTLVKLLSGLYTPTRGVISIGEYDLSQFGREELSRWISYLSQEVYWFGGPLIDTMRRTAPGQTDEQVVAACKLSGAHDFISRMPDGYRTVVGEGGTGLSVGERRKLALAMSFLRKPSVLVLDEPSNDLDFQSERTLLATLLAVAKVRTVVVVTHSLRIVSAASVVYHVTGQGNVEQGTAAVMVPKLFGVKKALVALPDSTAGDDDAEAHSQQGVAANRSMA; encoded by the coding sequence ATGATCAAGTTTCTCTTGCCCAGCCAACTGGTGGCCGAGGTGCCCGAAGAATCAGGTGCGAGCCCGTACGCGGGTGCCCTGCACACTGCGTTCCGGGCCGCCTATCCCCTGGTCAAGAGCGCGGCCTGGCGTTCGCTGCCCATCAGCCTCTTTGGCCTGCTGCCGTCGATCTTCCTGCTCCAGGTGTACGACCGCGTGCTGTCGCGAAGCGGCGTCTCCACGCTGGCCGCGCTGGTGTGCGGCATCCTGTTCTTCCTCTGCATCGAGTTCTGGCTGCGCACGGGGCGCTCGCGCCTGCTGCGCAATGCGGGCGCCATCATTGACCACGGCGTGTCGGGTGCGCTGCTGCATTCGATGCTGAACCGCCCGCTGCGCGCGCTCGAGGCGCGCCCGGCCTCGATGTGGCACCAGTTCTTCCGCGACGTGGCCTCGGTGCGCGGCACCGTCACGGGCGGCCTGGCGCAATCGATCTTCGATCTGCCGATGGCGGTCTTTGCACTGGCCGTGATCGGCATCGTGGCCTTGCCGGTCCTGCCGGTGGTGGTGCTGTTCCTTGCCATCATGGTCTTCCTTGCCTGGTGGTGGGCCGACGAGGTGCGCAGCGGGCGGGTCGAGGAAGTGCAGCGCGGCCGTGGCCTCGACCGCATGACCTCGGAAATCTGCAACGCGCGCGAAACGCTCAAGACGCAGTCGAACGACGGCCCCACCATCGAGATGTGGCGCCAGACCTACAACGCCTGGCTGAGCGAAAGCTTCAGCAAGAACGGGCAGATCGAAACCGCGCGCGACGGCACCACCGTGCTGATGATGGTCTTCTCGGTCATCGTGGTCACGGTGGGCGCCATTTCGGTGATGGAGCAATGGATGACGGTGGGCGGCCTGGTCGCCTCCAACATGCTGGCCCTCAAGGCGCTGCAGCCGGTGGCCGGCCTGGTCTCGAGCTGGCGTTCGCTGGCTGCCGCCAAGGAAGCGGCGAAGCGGCTCGAGAAGGTGCTCGGCGAGCCGGTCGAAAAAGCGCCCACGGGCATGACGCTGCCGCAGCCGCTGGGCCGTGTCACGCTGAAGGACGTGAGCTTCAGCTTCACGGAAGACGCGCACAGGCCGGTGCTCGAGAACGTCGACCTCGACATCGGGCCGGGCGGCCTGCACGTGATCGTCGGGCGCAACGGCGCCGGCAAGTCGACGCTGGTCAAGCTGCTCTCGGGCCTGTACACGCCCACGCGCGGCGTCATCAGCATCGGCGAGTACGACCTCTCGCAGTTCGGCCGCGAAGAGCTCTCGCGCTGGATCAGCTATCTCTCGCAGGAGGTCTACTGGTTCGGCGGCCCGCTGATCGACACCATGCGCCGCACGGCCCCGGGCCAGACCGACGAGCAGGTGGTGGCGGCCTGCAAGCTCTCGGGCGCGCACGACTTCATCTCGCGCATGCCCGACGGCTACCGCACCGTGGTGGGCGAGGGCGGCACCGGCCTTTCGGTGGGCGAGCGGCGCAAGCTCGCGCTGGCCATGAGCTTCCTGCGCAAGCCCTCGGTGCTGGTGCTCGACGAGCCCAGCAACGACCTCGACTTCCAGAGCGAGCGCACGCTGCTTGCCACGCTGCTCGCGGTGGCCAAGGTGCGCACCGTGGTGGTGGTCACGCATTCGCTGCGCATCGTGTCGGCGGCCAGCGTGGTCTATCACGTGACGGGGCAGGGCAATGTCGAGCAGGGAACAGCCGCCGTCATGGTGCCGAAGCTCTTCGGCGTGAAGAAGGCACTGGTGGCGCTCCCCGATTCCACCGCGGGCGACGACGATGCCGAGGCGCATTCGCAGCAGGGTGTCGCCGCCAACCGTTCCATGGCTTGA
- a CDS encoding glutamate ligase domain-containing protein, producing the protein MMSFSDQLHACHERLVSVCAALPAPYPAFTLFFSVSDGSQRAHMVHARAADFETAWHEGAEAVERWVRDCGIVSPWLRIDWVEGASPMDWAQFKAQLAGVKRNYFRLGLAFDQDFETAFTEQELNANAMLSGDSTIAHAVVNARNFEAYGQARFARALTLELPADQRVYLLATVGVFCQADCVVHKLVGTGLDAGRRQAPALTPQSALDLVRSGASYLARQVQDDGLFVYGYFPCFDRRIPTYDAMRHASVLCAMIEAWELMRDDKLRLAIDRALDHLANTLIRSYTLADGTELAFLVDTGEEIKLGGNAACVLALVKYCEATDTRDWLPLLEKLALGIASLQDAATGSFSHVLHAGDLRVKQASRVIYYDGEAAYGLMRLYGLTRDARWLAVVEKAFDHFIASQHWQAHDHWLSCCVNELTRWSPQEKYFRFGLQNVAGYLDFVLDRKTTFPTLLELMLAAQQMLQRLEATPAMRHLLDELDTEKFYRALEYRAHYLQNGFFWPEMAMYFRRPSTIVGSFFIRHHAFRVRIDDVAQYVSGFAAYRRYLLERPAVPGTGSARDDGAAWTASEMARVTGGEWVVRPEDGWRASGVTQRSFLRKGRVVFEHQTRPSKTPLAAVALKGVLQPAAAVLCTDPAPHLDKRVPVLQVPDVLQAVLALGAHARTEFTGRVCGVLGSGTAGSTVAAMLADALAVWGEVGRPEGNVSLPSGMAWNLTCMPRHAAYWVLEMGSPHMLASTQLVRPMLAVVTGLSAASQKHRGPSEAAARMDSRIFEGMAPGDSAVLNRDLPEFATFAEAAMAHQLQIVTYGEHKDADVRLLAFDHGEVQAQVLGEPFQLRLNAPGRHMGVSAVAALAALQAMRLKLAAAVEPFAHFEPPGGRGALHTIHIGGGSFKLIDETYDANPSSMRAALELLSQAPCEPARRVAILGDMQELGPAAQRHHLDLEPELLASQPDRVLLCGPLMRALHARIRTKVRSHWFVDVSDLSTALGGLLQPGDWVLAKSSAGIGLSRLARVLKALP; encoded by the coding sequence ATGATGTCCTTCTCCGACCAGCTCCATGCCTGCCACGAGCGCCTGGTCTCGGTGTGTGCGGCGCTGCCGGCGCCTTATCCGGCCTTTACGCTTTTCTTCTCGGTGAGCGACGGGTCGCAGCGCGCGCACATGGTGCACGCGCGCGCGGCCGATTTCGAAACTGCGTGGCACGAAGGCGCCGAGGCCGTGGAGCGCTGGGTGCGCGACTGCGGCATCGTCTCGCCATGGCTGCGCATCGACTGGGTCGAGGGCGCGAGCCCGATGGACTGGGCGCAGTTCAAGGCCCAGCTCGCCGGCGTCAAGCGCAACTATTTCCGCCTCGGCCTGGCCTTCGACCAGGACTTCGAGACCGCGTTCACCGAGCAGGAGCTCAACGCCAACGCCATGCTGAGCGGTGATTCGACCATCGCGCATGCGGTGGTGAATGCACGCAACTTCGAGGCCTATGGCCAGGCGCGCTTCGCACGCGCGCTCACGCTCGAGCTGCCGGCCGACCAGCGGGTCTACCTGCTCGCGACGGTGGGCGTCTTTTGCCAGGCCGACTGCGTCGTGCACAAGCTCGTGGGCACGGGGCTCGATGCCGGGCGGCGCCAGGCGCCGGCGCTCACTCCGCAGTCGGCGCTCGACCTGGTGCGCAGCGGCGCGTCGTACCTCGCGCGCCAGGTGCAGGACGACGGGCTGTTCGTGTACGGCTACTTTCCGTGCTTCGACCGCCGTATTCCCACCTACGACGCGATGCGCCACGCGAGCGTGCTGTGCGCCATGATCGAGGCGTGGGAGCTCATGCGCGACGACAAGCTGCGCTTGGCCATCGACCGCGCGCTCGACCATCTCGCGAACACGCTCATTCGCAGCTACACGCTCGCCGACGGCACCGAGCTCGCTTTCCTCGTCGACACCGGCGAAGAGATCAAGCTGGGCGGCAATGCCGCCTGCGTGCTGGCCCTGGTGAAGTACTGCGAGGCGACGGACACGCGCGACTGGCTGCCGCTGCTGGAGAAGCTGGCGCTGGGCATCGCATCGCTGCAGGATGCCGCCACCGGCAGCTTCAGCCACGTGCTCCATGCCGGCGACCTGCGCGTCAAGCAGGCTTCGCGCGTCATCTACTACGACGGCGAGGCCGCCTACGGCCTCATGCGCCTGTACGGCCTCACGCGCGATGCACGATGGCTCGCCGTGGTCGAGAAGGCCTTCGACCACTTCATTGCAAGCCAGCACTGGCAGGCGCACGACCACTGGCTGAGCTGCTGCGTCAACGAACTCACGCGCTGGAGTCCGCAGGAAAAGTACTTTCGCTTCGGCCTGCAGAACGTGGCCGGGTACCTGGACTTCGTGCTCGACCGCAAGACCACCTTCCCGACGCTGCTCGAACTCATGCTCGCGGCCCAGCAGATGCTGCAGCGGCTCGAGGCCACGCCCGCCATGCGGCACCTGCTCGACGAGCTCGACACCGAGAAGTTCTACCGCGCGCTGGAGTACCGCGCCCACTACCTGCAGAACGGCTTCTTCTGGCCCGAGATGGCGATGTACTTTCGCCGGCCCTCCACCATCGTCGGCTCCTTCTTCATCCGGCACCACGCGTTCCGGGTGCGCATCGACGACGTGGCGCAGTATGTGTCGGGCTTCGCGGCCTATCGACGCTACCTGCTGGAGCGTCCGGCGGTGCCCGGCACCGGCAGCGCGAGAGACGACGGCGCGGCCTGGACCGCGAGCGAAATGGCGCGGGTGACCGGCGGCGAATGGGTGGTGCGCCCGGAAGACGGCTGGCGCGCCAGCGGCGTGACGCAGCGCTCTTTCCTGCGCAAGGGCCGCGTGGTGTTCGAGCACCAGACGCGGCCTTCGAAAACGCCGCTGGCCGCGGTTGCGCTCAAGGGCGTGCTGCAGCCCGCGGCCGCCGTGCTGTGCACCGATCCCGCACCGCATCTCGACAAGCGGGTTCCCGTGCTCCAGGTGCCCGACGTGCTGCAGGCCGTGCTTGCGCTGGGCGCGCATGCGCGCACCGAGTTCACGGGGCGCGTCTGCGGCGTGCTGGGCAGCGGCACGGCCGGCAGCACCGTGGCCGCGATGCTGGCCGACGCCCTGGCCGTCTGGGGTGAAGTCGGCCGGCCCGAAGGCAACGTCAGCCTGCCTTCGGGCATGGCCTGGAACCTGACCTGCATGCCGCGGCACGCGGCCTACTGGGTGCTGGAGATGGGCTCGCCGCACATGCTGGCTTCGACGCAGCTGGTGCGGCCGATGCTGGCCGTGGTGACGGGGCTTTCGGCCGCTTCGCAAAAGCACCGCGGGCCTTCGGAGGCCGCCGCGCGCATGGACAGCCGCATCTTCGAGGGCATGGCGCCCGGCGACAGCGCGGTTCTGAACCGCGACCTTCCTGAGTTCGCGACCTTCGCCGAAGCCGCCATGGCGCACCAGCTCCAGATCGTGACCTATGGCGAGCACAAGGACGCCGACGTGCGGCTGCTCGCGTTCGACCACGGCGAGGTGCAGGCGCAGGTGCTCGGCGAGCCGTTCCAGCTTCGCCTCAACGCGCCGGGGCGCCACATGGGCGTGAGCGCCGTGGCCGCGCTGGCGGCCCTGCAGGCGATGCGCCTGAAGCTGGCCGCCGCGGTCGAGCCCTTCGCGCACTTCGAGCCGCCGGGCGGGCGCGGTGCGCTGCACACCATCCATATCGGCGGGGGCAGCTTCAAGCTGATCGACGAGACCTACGACGCCAATCCAAGCTCGATGCGCGCTGCGCTCGAACTGCTGTCGCAGGCGCCCTGCGAGCCGGCACGGCGCGTGGCGATCCTCGGCGACATGCAGGAGCTCGGCCCCGCCGCGCAGCGGCACCACCTCGACCTCGAACCCGAGCTGCTGGCATCCCAGCCCGACCGCGTGCTGCTGTGCGGCCCGCTGATGCGGGCGCTGCATGCGCGCATCCGCACCAAGGTCCGGTCGCACTGGTTCGTCGATGTGTCCGATCTGTCGACCGCGCTGGGCGGTCTGCTGCAGCCGGGCGACTGGGTGCTGGCCAAGAGTTCCGCCGGTATTGGCCTGTCCAGGCTGGCCCGGGTTTTGAAAGCATTGCCATGA
- the pal gene encoding peptidoglycan-associated lipoprotein Pal has product MKNSSYRILTIVALAASLAACGTASKSGREDATYYYSNKAAPVAKVEPPPPAPVQNGPVALKIVYFDFDKYDIKPQYRNVVEAHASYLRNRPASKVVIEGHTDLRGGREYNLALGQRRAESVQRALTQLGVPGERIEAVSWGIEKPASLETTEEGHQLNRRAEFSYR; this is encoded by the coding sequence ATGAAGAACAGCAGCTACCGGATACTGACCATCGTCGCCCTCGCAGCAAGCCTTGCCGCTTGCGGAACGGCCTCCAAGAGCGGACGCGAGGACGCCACCTACTACTACTCGAACAAGGCGGCCCCGGTGGCGAAGGTGGAACCACCCCCGCCCGCACCGGTGCAGAACGGCCCCGTCGCGCTGAAGATCGTGTACTTCGACTTCGACAAATACGACATCAAGCCGCAGTACCGCAACGTGGTGGAAGCGCATGCGAGCTATCTCAGGAACCGTCCCGCGAGCAAGGTGGTGATCGAGGGGCACACCGACTTGCGCGGCGGCCGCGAATACAACCTCGCGCTGGGCCAGCGCCGGGCCGAATCCGTGCAGCGCGCGCTCACGCAGCTTGGCGTGCCGGGCGAACGTATCGAGGCCGTCAGCTGGGGCATTGAAAAACCCGCGTCGCTCGAAACCACCGAGGAGGGCCATCAGCTCAATCGCCGAGCCGAATTCAGCTACCGCTGA
- a CDS encoding DUF1841 family protein, translating to MFNPSQEDVRRFFCDVYAKHRQGLPMEALETIAAGWIDAHPEYHEDLADADAAVARVYDGSNGRENPFLHLSMHLSISEQCSIDQPRGIRQAVELLAARRGSLLDAHHEAMECLGQMMWESQRAGRPPDGDSYVACVQRRATK from the coding sequence ATGTTCAATCCCTCCCAGGAAGACGTGCGCCGCTTCTTTTGCGACGTGTACGCGAAGCACCGGCAAGGCTTGCCGATGGAAGCGCTCGAGACGATTGCCGCGGGATGGATCGACGCGCATCCCGAATACCACGAGGACCTGGCCGACGCCGATGCCGCGGTGGCCCGCGTGTACGACGGTTCGAACGGGCGCGAGAACCCGTTCCTGCACCTGTCGATGCATCTTTCGATCAGCGAGCAATGCTCCATCGACCAGCCGCGGGGAATCCGCCAGGCCGTCGAACTGCTGGCCGCCCGGCGCGGCTCGCTGCTCGATGCGCATCACGAAGCCATGGAGTGCCTGGGCCAGATGATGTGGGAGAGCCAGCGCGCCGGCCGTCCGCCGGATGGCGACAGCTACGTGGCCTGCGTGCAGCGCCGCGCAACTAAATAG
- a CDS encoding LysR substrate-binding domain-containing protein yields the protein MKTSADLRQDFVRNVQLRHLRCLVAVAQERHLARAAERLSLSQPAVSKTLAELEAIVGARLVERGKAGRRGVQGLAPAGEQLLVHALRVLEAIDASAQAVAPASGERVERLRIGALPSVAPALLPLALARFRERWPSVQVVVKSAANPVLLDELRAGELDLVAGRMSDPRLMGGLSFELLYTEPLVFAVRAGHPLASRSTRAVSVQAVLDFPLVVYGEGTIPRHNTESFLSARGLALPAHALQTLDVAVARGLVAVSDAVWITPLGAARGELADQRLVRLRIETAGTDEPVGLLLRSDAEPSALRGAMAALLREGAKQQGAPPQSTRKRSA from the coding sequence TTGAAAACCTCCGCCGATCTTCGCCAGGACTTTGTGCGCAACGTGCAGCTGCGCCACCTGCGCTGCCTTGTCGCGGTGGCGCAGGAGCGCCATCTCGCGCGCGCCGCGGAGCGGCTGTCGCTGAGCCAGCCGGCGGTGTCCAAGACGCTGGCCGAACTGGAGGCCATCGTCGGGGCGCGCCTGGTCGAGCGCGGCAAGGCCGGGCGGCGCGGCGTGCAGGGTCTCGCGCCGGCCGGCGAGCAGTTGCTGGTCCACGCCCTGCGCGTGCTCGAGGCCATCGACGCCAGCGCACAGGCGGTGGCGCCGGCCTCCGGCGAGCGCGTCGAGCGGCTGCGCATCGGCGCACTGCCGAGCGTGGCGCCGGCGCTGCTGCCGCTGGCGCTCGCACGCTTTCGCGAGCGCTGGCCTTCGGTGCAGGTGGTGGTGAAGAGCGCGGCCAACCCGGTGCTGCTGGACGAGCTGCGCGCCGGCGAGCTCGACCTGGTGGCGGGCCGCATGAGCGATCCGCGGCTGATGGGCGGGCTCAGCTTCGAGCTGCTCTACACCGAGCCGCTGGTGTTTGCGGTGCGCGCCGGCCATCCGCTGGCGTCGCGGTCCACCCGGGCGGTGTCGGTGCAGGCGGTGCTGGACTTTCCGCTGGTGGTGTATGGCGAGGGCACCATCCCGCGCCACAACACCGAAAGTTTTCTGTCGGCCCGCGGCCTGGCGCTTCCGGCCCACGCACTGCAGACGCTCGACGTTGCGGTGGCGCGCGGCCTGGTGGCGGTTTCCGACGCGGTCTGGATCACCCCTCTTGGCGCCGCGCGCGGTGAGTTGGCCGACCAACGGCTGGTTCGCCTGCGCATCGAAACCGCAGGCACCGACGAACCCGTGGGCCTGCTGCTGCGCAGCGATGCCGAGCCTTCGGCGCTGCGCGGCGCCATGGCCGCGCTGCTGCGCGAAGGCGCGAAGCAGCAGGGCGCACCTCCCCAGTCCACAAGGAAACGCTCGGCTTGA
- the pcaH gene encoding protocatechuate 3,4-dioxygenase subunit beta translates to MLTKTSASPAILTPRDWEAHPSYIYPGYKSTAKRGPQKPLVPLKASLGELQQPVYGHDSIGELDHDLTRNARRNGEPLGERMILTGQVLDERRRPVANTLVELWQANAAGRYVHKVDQHDAPLDPNFLGAGRCLTDSEGRYRFLTIKPGAYPWGNHPNAWRPQHIHMSLFGQSFASRLVTQMYFPGDPLLQYDPMVTGTPERYRNRLIADFSLDITEEGYALGYQFDIVLRGADETPFENR, encoded by the coding sequence ATGTTGACGAAAACATCGGCTTCCCCCGCCATCCTCACCCCCCGCGACTGGGAAGCCCATCCCTCGTACATCTACCCCGGCTACAAGTCGACCGCGAAGCGCGGCCCGCAGAAGCCCCTGGTCCCGCTGAAGGCCTCGCTCGGCGAGCTGCAGCAGCCGGTCTACGGCCACGACAGCATCGGCGAGCTCGACCATGACCTGACGCGCAATGCGCGCAGGAACGGCGAGCCGCTGGGCGAACGCATGATCCTCACCGGCCAGGTGCTCGACGAGCGCCGCCGCCCCGTGGCCAACACGCTGGTCGAGCTCTGGCAGGCCAATGCCGCCGGCCGCTACGTGCACAAGGTCGACCAGCACGACGCGCCGCTGGACCCCAACTTCCTGGGCGCGGGCCGCTGCCTGACCGACAGCGAGGGCCGCTACCGCTTCCTCACCATCAAGCCCGGCGCCTATCCCTGGGGCAACCACCCCAACGCCTGGCGCCCGCAGCACATCCACATGTCGCTGTTCGGCCAGAGCTTTGCCAGCCGGCTGGTCACGCAGATGTACTTCCCCGGCGATCCGCTGCTGCAGTACGACCCCATGGTCACCGGCACGCCCGAGCGCTACCGAAACCGGCTGATTGCCGATTTCAGCCTCGACATCACCGAGGAAGGCTACGCGCTGGGCTACCAGTTCGACATCGTGCTGCGCGGCGCCGACGAAACACCCTTTGAGAACCGCTGA
- the pcaG gene encoding protocatechuate 3,4-dioxygenase subunit alpha: MLMTAQEADFGQTPSQTVGPYFAYGLTATQYGYDFDQPFDAVVALDNATGERIRLEGRVIDGDGNPIGDALVEISQPDGEGRYPQTPAEAREMGFRAFGRAGTGTDAQSRFVFHTVKPGAESPGEAPHINAIVLMRGLLLHAFTRVYFSDEAEANAKDAVLASVPAERRHTLIAERVEQGGAVSYRFDIRMQGPQETVFFDV, from the coding sequence ATGTTGATGACCGCACAGGAAGCCGACTTCGGCCAGACCCCCTCCCAGACCGTGGGCCCCTACTTCGCCTACGGCCTCACCGCCACGCAGTACGGCTACGACTTCGACCAGCCCTTCGACGCCGTCGTGGCGCTGGACAACGCCACCGGCGAGCGCATCCGCCTCGAAGGCCGCGTGATCGATGGCGACGGCAACCCCATTGGCGATGCGCTGGTCGAGATCAGCCAGCCCGACGGCGAAGGCCGCTATCCGCAGACGCCCGCCGAGGCGCGCGAGATGGGCTTTCGCGCCTTCGGCCGCGCCGGCACGGGCACCGATGCGCAGAGCCGCTTCGTGTTCCACACCGTGAAGCCGGGCGCCGAATCGCCGGGCGAAGCCCCGCACATCAATGCGATCGTGCTGATGCGCGGCCTGCTGCTGCATGCGTTCACGCGCGTGTATTTCAGCGACGAGGCCGAAGCCAACGCCAAGGACGCCGTGCTGGCCAGCGTGCCGGCCGAGCGCCGCCACACGCTGATTGCCGAGCGCGTGGAGCAAGGCGGCGCAGTGAGCTACCGCTTCGACATCCGGATGCAGGGCCCCCAGGAGACGGTGTTCTTCGACGTCTGA
- a CDS encoding c-type cytochrome has protein sequence MNKLLTTMFAFAVACVTVSAQAQQVTGNAQEGAKKVAMCVGCHGIIGYQASFPEIHKVPMIAGQSASYITSALTAYKGGDRKHPTMRAIADTLKEQDIADLAAYYSQLGLKEGDAPPAALAKPMPENVLALVSRDKDNSCTKCHGANFNTPNDGTVPKLAGQHADYLFVALKSYRVKNNLHLGRSNAVMAQQVEPKKFTNAELKTLASYISSLPGDLKTVPESRIHRAAQ, from the coding sequence ATGAACAAGTTGTTGACCACGATGTTTGCCTTCGCTGTCGCTTGCGTGACGGTCTCGGCGCAAGCCCAGCAAGTCACGGGCAATGCCCAGGAGGGCGCCAAGAAGGTTGCCATGTGCGTGGGCTGCCACGGCATCATTGGCTACCAGGCCAGTTTTCCGGAGATCCACAAGGTGCCGATGATTGCCGGCCAGAGCGCCAGCTACATCACCTCGGCCCTTACCGCCTACAAGGGCGGCGATCGCAAGCACCCCACCATGCGCGCGATTGCCGACACCCTGAAGGAGCAGGACATTGCCGACCTGGCCGCCTACTACAGCCAGCTGGGCCTGAAGGAAGGCGACGCACCCCCGGCCGCGCTCGCCAAGCCCATGCCCGAGAACGTGCTGGCCCTGGTGTCGCGCGACAAGGACAACAGCTGCACCAAGTGCCACGGCGCTAACTTCAACACGCCCAATGACGGCACGGTGCCCAAGCTGGCCGGCCAGCATGCCGACTACCTCTTCGTGGCGCTCAAGTCGTACCGCGTCAAGAACAACCTGCACCTGGGCCGTTCGAATGCGGTGATGGCACAGCAGGTCGAGCCCAAGAAGTTCACCAACGCCGAACTCAAGACGCTCGCCAGCTACATCAGCTCGCTGCCCGGCGATCTCAAGACGGTGCCGGAATCGCGCATCCATCGCGCCGCGCAGTAA
- a CDS encoding AAA family ATPase — protein MKFKGSDNYVATQDLMLAVNAAITLTRPLLVKGEPGTGKTMLAEEVAQSLGLPLLQWHIKSTTKAQQGLYEYDAVSRLRDSQLKDVDGGERVKDIQNYIVKGVLWQAFTADQPVALLIDEIDKADIEFPNDLLREIDRMEFYCYETRELIRAKHRPVVFITSNNEKELPDAFLRRCFFHYIKFPDAETMKSIVAVHFPGLKQELLTSAMKTFYDVRNLPGLKKKPSTSELLDWLKLLVAEDIPLEALQSKDDKVAVPPLVGALLKNEQDVTLFEKLVFMQRNNR, from the coding sequence ATGAAATTCAAGGGCTCAGACAACTACGTCGCCACTCAGGACCTGATGCTGGCCGTCAACGCCGCCATCACCCTCACACGACCGCTGCTCGTCAAGGGCGAGCCCGGCACGGGCAAGACCATGCTGGCGGAGGAAGTGGCTCAATCGCTCGGCCTGCCGCTCCTGCAGTGGCACATCAAGTCGACCACCAAGGCGCAGCAGGGCCTCTATGAATACGACGCCGTGAGCCGCCTGCGCGACTCGCAGCTCAAGGACGTGGACGGCGGCGAGCGCGTCAAGGACATCCAGAACTACATCGTCAAGGGCGTGCTCTGGCAGGCCTTCACGGCCGACCAGCCGGTGGCATTGCTCATCGACGAGATCGACAAGGCCGACATCGAATTCCCGAACGACCTGCTGCGCGAGATCGACCGCATGGAGTTCTACTGCTACGAGACGCGCGAGCTCATCCGCGCCAAGCACCGGCCGGTGGTGTTCATCACCTCCAACAACGAGAAGGAGCTGCCCGACGCCTTCCTGCGCCGCTGCTTCTTCCACTACATCAAGTTCCCCGACGCGGAAACGATGAAGAGCATCGTGGCGGTGCACTTCCCCGGCCTCAAGCAGGAGCTGCTCACGTCCGCGATGAAGACCTTCTACGACGTGCGCAACCTGCCCGGCCTCAAGAAGAAGCCCTCCACCTCCGAGCTGCTCGACTGGCTCAAGCTGCTGGTGGCCGAGGACATTCCGCTCGAGGCCCTGCAGAGCAAGGACGACAAGGTGGCCGTGCCGCCGCTGGTGGGCGCGCTGCTCAAGAACGAACAGGACGTGACCCTGTTCGAAAAGCTCGTCTTCATGCAGCGCAACAATCGATGA
- a CDS encoding GNAT family N-acetyltransferase → MAFVEPVTLKARDLALVPLSLGHEEGLRAAAADGELWKLRVTSVPEPHETRAYIETALQGREAGHRFAFAVTEAESGTVLGTTSFHDILPAVKRVEIGYTWYARRCQGTHVNTTCKLLLLTHAFDTLGCNVVGWRTDNFNFASQRAIERLGAKKDGVIRGHAMRRDGTIRDTVMYSLHSGEWPEVKAQLLYLLDKPRS, encoded by the coding sequence ATGGCGTTCGTCGAACCTGTCACGCTGAAGGCCCGCGACCTGGCCCTGGTGCCGCTGTCGCTCGGCCATGAAGAAGGCCTGCGCGCCGCCGCGGCCGACGGCGAACTCTGGAAGCTGCGCGTCACCTCGGTGCCCGAGCCGCACGAAACCCGCGCCTACATCGAAACCGCGCTGCAGGGGCGCGAAGCCGGCCACCGCTTTGCGTTTGCCGTGACCGAAGCCGAAAGCGGCACCGTGCTCGGCACCACGAGCTTCCACGACATCCTGCCGGCCGTGAAGCGCGTGGAGATCGGCTACACCTGGTACGCCAGGCGCTGCCAGGGCACGCACGTCAACACCACCTGCAAGCTGCTCCTGCTGACCCATGCCTTCGATACCCTCGGCTGCAACGTGGTGGGCTGGCGCACCGACAATTTCAACTTCGCTTCGCAGCGCGCCATCGAGCGGCTCGGCGCGAAGAAAGACGGCGTGATCCGCGGCCATGCCATGCGCCGCGACGGCACCATCCGCGACACCGTCATGTACAGCCTGCACTCGGGCGAGTGGCCCGAGGTAAAGGCCCAGCTGCTCTACCTGCTCGACAAGCCGCGAAGCTGA